In one Cyprinus carpio isolate SPL01 chromosome B2, ASM1834038v1, whole genome shotgun sequence genomic region, the following are encoded:
- the plxdc2a gene encoding plexin domain-containing protein 2 isoform X1 has product MQLVMALPARPHVFLGIFVVFQIKFSLQELPSSGVSCFTFEGLSKQESAGVNLKLYDKRWRRWTLLSKPVDEIGQNQDLERYGEHGKLDSERFPEVVTNESHRNLAIKRDMDHIYYTSKFYGPTDSPDKELWVNIEQMDMGRVHGILSNTHRQTLRVNLSFDFPFYGHSLREIHVATGGFIYTGDVIHKMLTATQYIAPLMANFDLSISQNSTVIYCDNGTALVVQWDRVYLHDASHLGSFTFQAALYKDGRITFAYKEVPIDINKINSVNHPVKVGLSDAFVVLHKIEQLPNVRRRTIYEYHRVELLKSKIANVTAVEMLPLPTCLQLSSCETCVAAQIGFSCSWCSRLQRCSSGFDQYRQDWVDSGCLIETKSQSCDRKQPEVRSSTPAVQTGVTEVSITTTTSPTSASSVTTKLTSTPVFIRNLPTIILADDSQMDIIEKQTEEQMQTGLLIGILITMVLMVVAVLATIYMYYHPTSSASLFFIERRPIHWPAMKFRRGSGHPSYAEVEAMGQDKEGFIVMDPRGSFLVSDRRESLFLTDQREGFIVADQREHFLIMERR; this is encoded by the exons ATGCAGTTGGTTATGGCATTGCCGGCAAGACCACATGTTTTCTTGGgaatttttgtagtttttcagaTTAAATTTTCCTTACAGGAATTGCCATCCAGTG GGGTCTCCTGCTTTACCTTTGAAGGGCTCTCCAAGCAAGAGAGTGCTGGTGTAAACCTCAAGCTTTACGATAAAAGATGGAGAAGATGGACGCTCTTATCCAAACCAGTGGATGAGATCGGTCAGAACCAGGATCTGGAACGCTATGGAGAGCACGGCAAATTGGATTCAGAGCGCTTTCCAGAAGTTGTGACAAATGAGAGTCATCGCAACTTAGCCATTAAG AGAGATATGGACCATATCTACTACACATCCAAATTCTATGGGCCCACAGATAGTCCAGACAAGGAGTTGTGGGTAAATATTGAGCAAATGGACATGGGAAGAGTTCATGGAATTCTTTCCAACACACATCGGCAAACTTTG AGAGTGAATCTATCCTTCGATTTCCCTTTCTATGGACATTCTTTGAGGGAAATACATGTAGCTACAGGGG GTTTCATCTACACTGGAGATGTTATCCATAAAATGCTGACTGCTACTCAGTACATCGCTCCTCTCATGGCTAATTTTGACCTGAGCATCTCACAGAATTCCACAGTCATTTACTGTGATAATG GCACAGCTCTTGTTGTGCAGTGGGACCGTGTGTATCTTCACGATGCGTCTCATCTCGGCAGTTTTACCTTCCAAGCTGCTTTATACAAGGATGGCAGAATTACCTTTGCATATAAAGAG GTTCCCATTGACATTAACAAAATCAACTCAGTGAATCATCCTGTGAAAGTCGGGCTCTCTGATGCATTTGTGGTTCTTCATAAGATTGAACAGCTTCCTA ATGTTAGAAGAAGAACAATATATGAATATCATCGGGTAGAGCTCTTAAAATCCAAGATCGCAAACGTCACTGCTGTTGAGATGCTTCCTTTACCAA CCTGCCTTCAGTTGTCCAGCTGTGAGACGTGTGTTGCGGCTCAGATCGGCTTCAGCTGTAGCTGGTGCAGTCGCCTGCAGAG ATGTTCCAGTGGTTTTGACCAGTATCGTCAGGACTGGGTTGACAGTGGGTGCTTAATTGAG ACAAAGAGCCAGAGCTGTGACAGAAAGCAGCCTGAGGTTAGAAGCAGCACTCCGGCGGTGCAGACAGGAGTGACGGAAGTGTCTATAACTACAACGACATCACCCACATCAGCCTCCTCAGTCACCACCAAACTCACCAGCACACCCGTATTCATAAGAAACCTTCCCACCATCATTCTTGCTGACG ATTCTCAGATGGACATCATAGAGAAGCAAACAGAGGAGCAGATGCAGACTGGTCTGCTCATAGGCATCCTCATCACTATGGTCCTCATGGTGGTTGCTGTGTTGGCCACTATATACATGTACTATCATCCCACCTCCAGCGCCAGTCTCTTCTTCATAGAG AGACGACCAATACACTGGCCTGCTATGAAATTTCGACGGGGTTCAGGACACCCGTCATATGCAGAGGTAGAGGCCATGGGACAGGATAAAGAAGGATTCATTGTGATGGACCCTAGAGGCAGTTTTCTTGTGTCAGACAGGAGAGAGAGCTTGTTTCTGACGGACCAGAGGGAAGGATTTATTGTGGCTGACCAAAGAGAACATTTCCTTATCATGGAACGCCGCTAA
- the plxdc2a gene encoding plexin domain-containing protein 2 isoform X2: MQLVMALPARPHVFLGIFVVFQIKFSLQELPSSGLSKQESAGVNLKLYDKRWRRWTLLSKPVDEIGQNQDLERYGEHGKLDSERFPEVVTNESHRNLAIKRDMDHIYYTSKFYGPTDSPDKELWVNIEQMDMGRVHGILSNTHRQTLRVNLSFDFPFYGHSLREIHVATGGFIYTGDVIHKMLTATQYIAPLMANFDLSISQNSTVIYCDNGTALVVQWDRVYLHDASHLGSFTFQAALYKDGRITFAYKEVPIDINKINSVNHPVKVGLSDAFVVLHKIEQLPNVRRRTIYEYHRVELLKSKIANVTAVEMLPLPTCLQLSSCETCVAAQIGFSCSWCSRLQRCSSGFDQYRQDWVDSGCLIETKSQSCDRKQPEVRSSTPAVQTGVTEVSITTTTSPTSASSVTTKLTSTPVFIRNLPTIILADDSQMDIIEKQTEEQMQTGLLIGILITMVLMVVAVLATIYMYYHPTSSASLFFIERRPIHWPAMKFRRGSGHPSYAEVEAMGQDKEGFIVMDPRGSFLVSDRRESLFLTDQREGFIVADQREHFLIMERR; encoded by the exons ATGCAGTTGGTTATGGCATTGCCGGCAAGACCACATGTTTTCTTGGgaatttttgtagtttttcagaTTAAATTTTCCTTACAGGAATTGCCATCCAGTG GGCTCTCCAAGCAAGAGAGTGCTGGTGTAAACCTCAAGCTTTACGATAAAAGATGGAGAAGATGGACGCTCTTATCCAAACCAGTGGATGAGATCGGTCAGAACCAGGATCTGGAACGCTATGGAGAGCACGGCAAATTGGATTCAGAGCGCTTTCCAGAAGTTGTGACAAATGAGAGTCATCGCAACTTAGCCATTAAG AGAGATATGGACCATATCTACTACACATCCAAATTCTATGGGCCCACAGATAGTCCAGACAAGGAGTTGTGGGTAAATATTGAGCAAATGGACATGGGAAGAGTTCATGGAATTCTTTCCAACACACATCGGCAAACTTTG AGAGTGAATCTATCCTTCGATTTCCCTTTCTATGGACATTCTTTGAGGGAAATACATGTAGCTACAGGGG GTTTCATCTACACTGGAGATGTTATCCATAAAATGCTGACTGCTACTCAGTACATCGCTCCTCTCATGGCTAATTTTGACCTGAGCATCTCACAGAATTCCACAGTCATTTACTGTGATAATG GCACAGCTCTTGTTGTGCAGTGGGACCGTGTGTATCTTCACGATGCGTCTCATCTCGGCAGTTTTACCTTCCAAGCTGCTTTATACAAGGATGGCAGAATTACCTTTGCATATAAAGAG GTTCCCATTGACATTAACAAAATCAACTCAGTGAATCATCCTGTGAAAGTCGGGCTCTCTGATGCATTTGTGGTTCTTCATAAGATTGAACAGCTTCCTA ATGTTAGAAGAAGAACAATATATGAATATCATCGGGTAGAGCTCTTAAAATCCAAGATCGCAAACGTCACTGCTGTTGAGATGCTTCCTTTACCAA CCTGCCTTCAGTTGTCCAGCTGTGAGACGTGTGTTGCGGCTCAGATCGGCTTCAGCTGTAGCTGGTGCAGTCGCCTGCAGAG ATGTTCCAGTGGTTTTGACCAGTATCGTCAGGACTGGGTTGACAGTGGGTGCTTAATTGAG ACAAAGAGCCAGAGCTGTGACAGAAAGCAGCCTGAGGTTAGAAGCAGCACTCCGGCGGTGCAGACAGGAGTGACGGAAGTGTCTATAACTACAACGACATCACCCACATCAGCCTCCTCAGTCACCACCAAACTCACCAGCACACCCGTATTCATAAGAAACCTTCCCACCATCATTCTTGCTGACG ATTCTCAGATGGACATCATAGAGAAGCAAACAGAGGAGCAGATGCAGACTGGTCTGCTCATAGGCATCCTCATCACTATGGTCCTCATGGTGGTTGCTGTGTTGGCCACTATATACATGTACTATCATCCCACCTCCAGCGCCAGTCTCTTCTTCATAGAG AGACGACCAATACACTGGCCTGCTATGAAATTTCGACGGGGTTCAGGACACCCGTCATATGCAGAGGTAGAGGCCATGGGACAGGATAAAGAAGGATTCATTGTGATGGACCCTAGAGGCAGTTTTCTTGTGTCAGACAGGAGAGAGAGCTTGTTTCTGACGGACCAGAGGGAAGGATTTATTGTGGCTGACCAAAGAGAACATTTCCTTATCATGGAACGCCGCTAA